The Micromonospora sp. NBC_00421 genome contains a region encoding:
- a CDS encoding cellulose binding domain-containing protein, producing the protein MTSSRHRAGLLAALTAAAVLLLAAPLPARARAVPEPNTPVTGNATHFDALGAPYGGCGLPQAELDAPDFVALNAYDLPGDYSSYPMRPIPASQAAKIGLWNNGLNCGRFVRVTIGDRCTGVNDGAPGQPFCRNGSWAADAYNGATLTMVVADSCGDGNAWCRDDPYHLDLSTASLNRFVRNGTPVGDLNPDHWNNRHVSWSFVPAPNYSGDIRIGFMKGAQRYWPAIAVSHLANGIHGVEYLAGGVWTAATMNSDMGQSYLIGATAAGGTDFQIRVRDAAGTLINDGRVYRFALPASCGGTCSAAYTRVDYTTSDGPTPTPTGTPTATPTATPTGTPTATPTATPTGTPTGTPAPVTGCSAGYRVTGSWSGGFQAEVTVRNVGATAIAGWTTALTFAGAQQVASSWSATVSQTGRQVTATNASYNGSLSPGATTSWGLVVTGDNQPPTVLTCTVR; encoded by the coding sequence ATGACATCGTCACGTCACCGTGCCGGCCTGCTCGCGGCGTTGACCGCCGCCGCCGTGCTACTGCTTGCCGCTCCGCTGCCCGCCCGGGCCCGCGCGGTACCCGAGCCGAACACCCCGGTCACCGGCAACGCCACCCACTTCGACGCCCTCGGCGCCCCGTACGGCGGCTGCGGCCTGCCCCAGGCGGAGTTGGACGCGCCGGACTTCGTCGCGCTCAACGCCTACGACCTGCCCGGCGACTACTCGTCCTACCCGATGCGGCCGATCCCGGCCAGCCAGGCGGCGAAGATCGGGCTGTGGAACAACGGCCTCAACTGCGGTCGGTTCGTCCGGGTCACCATCGGCGACCGGTGCACCGGCGTCAACGACGGCGCGCCCGGCCAGCCGTTCTGCCGCAACGGCTCGTGGGCCGCCGACGCCTACAACGGCGCGACCCTGACCATGGTGGTGGCGGACAGTTGCGGTGACGGCAACGCCTGGTGCCGCGACGATCCGTACCACCTGGACCTCTCCACCGCCTCGCTCAACCGGTTCGTCAGGAACGGGACGCCGGTGGGGGACCTGAACCCCGACCACTGGAACAACAGGCACGTCTCCTGGTCGTTCGTGCCCGCGCCGAACTACTCCGGCGACATTCGGATCGGCTTCATGAAGGGCGCGCAGCGGTACTGGCCGGCGATTGCCGTGTCGCACCTGGCCAACGGCATCCACGGGGTGGAGTACCTGGCCGGTGGGGTGTGGACGGCCGCCACCATGAACAGCGACATGGGGCAGTCCTACCTGATCGGGGCGACCGCCGCCGGGGGCACCGACTTCCAGATCCGGGTACGCGACGCGGCCGGCACGCTGATCAACGACGGACGGGTCTACCGGTTCGCGCTGCCCGCCTCCTGCGGCGGGACGTGCTCGGCGGCGTACACCCGGGTCGACTACACCACCTCTGACGGCCCCACCCCGACCCCGACCGGCACCCCGACTGCCACCCCCACCGCGACCCCGACCGGCACGCCGACTGCCACTCCCACCGCGACGCCGACCGGCACCCCTACTGGCACGCCGGCACCGGTGACCGGCTGCTCGGCCGGCTACCGGGTGACCGGCTCCTGGTCGGGTGGCTTCCAGGCCGAGGTGACCGTCCGCAACGTCGGCGCCACCGCCATCGCCGGCTGGACCACCGCGCTCACCTTCGCCGGCGCCCAGCAGGTCGCTTCGTCCTGGAGCGCCACGGTCAGCCAGACCGGCCGGCAGGTCACCGCGACCAACGCCAGCTACAACGGGAGCCTGAGCCCCGGTGCGACCACCAGTTGGGGGTTGGTCGTCACCGGCGACAACCAGCCCCCGACGGTGCTGACCTGCACCGTCCGCTGA
- a CDS encoding beta family protein: MVPAPGGRVAEPVYRPVLTSRRGELEALVHLDSATAPLVAPVLHVSPTDTGLLGLPGLLGRLPAGLVPAVDVCALPDGPDGELARWGVPVLPVIGLSCGDRRLAEHGAACRAYDRGAVVRLRVGRDRAGPDATTTAVERVWRRAGLVPEQCDLLVDAGDVCCAADLRVAEPRVRRLVDWACRHAWRTVTVASGGMPPSLSRLRIDEPIRVDRWDWLFWRRLADLGVGYGDYGVVPAPPGDAEPGDRLPTVRYTAEDGWWIYRWSRRGGRGDERFADLCRTLVTAPHWPPAGADFSWGDHELLRRARRVTGAGSPANWTAWSTSHHLAHVLAALTGPVDRRRPGPSPGGEDGFTRPHRGGEHRWSR; this comes from the coding sequence ATGGTGCCCGCCCCCGGGGGTCGGGTGGCGGAACCGGTCTACCGCCCCGTCCTCACCAGCAGACGCGGTGAGCTGGAGGCGCTGGTTCATCTGGACAGCGCCACGGCTCCCCTGGTCGCCCCGGTCCTCCACGTGTCCCCGACCGACACCGGCCTGCTCGGTCTACCCGGCCTGCTCGGCCGGCTGCCCGCCGGATTGGTGCCGGCCGTCGACGTCTGCGCGCTTCCCGACGGCCCGGACGGCGAGCTGGCCCGGTGGGGCGTACCGGTGCTGCCGGTGATCGGGTTGAGTTGCGGCGACCGGCGGTTGGCGGAGCACGGTGCGGCTTGTCGCGCGTACGACCGGGGGGCGGTGGTCCGACTACGGGTCGGCCGGGACCGGGCCGGTCCGGACGCCACCACGACGGCGGTGGAGCGGGTGTGGCGGCGGGCCGGGCTGGTCCCGGAGCAGTGCGATCTGCTGGTCGACGCCGGTGACGTGTGCTGTGCCGCCGACCTGCGGGTGGCCGAGCCCCGGGTGCGCCGGCTGGTGGACTGGGCCTGCCGGCACGCCTGGCGCACGGTGACCGTGGCTTCCGGCGGGATGCCGCCGTCGCTGTCCCGGCTGCGGATCGACGAGCCGATCCGGGTGGACCGGTGGGACTGGCTGTTCTGGCGTCGGCTGGCCGACCTGGGGGTGGGCTACGGCGACTACGGGGTGGTCCCCGCCCCACCGGGCGACGCCGAGCCGGGCGACCGGCTGCCCACGGTGCGGTACACCGCCGAGGACGGGTGGTGGATCTACCGCTGGTCGCGGCGGGGCGGCCGGGGCGACGAACGGTTCGCCGACCTGTGCCGCACGCTGGTCACCGCACCACACTGGCCGCCCGCCGGGGCGGACTTCTCCTGGGGTGACCACGAGTTGCTGCGACGGGCCCGCCGGGTGACCGGCGCGGGCTCACCGGCGAACTGGACGGCGTGGAGCACGTCGCACCACCTGGCGCACGTGCTGGCGGCGTTGACCGGACCGGTCGACAGGCGTCGTCCGGGCCCGTCACCGGGCGGCGAGGACGGGTTCACCCGCCCGCACCGGGGCGGCGAGCACCGGTGGTCCCGCTGA
- a CDS encoding HesB/IscA family protein → MLTMTDNAVLVIRDLAAQQDVAQDGGLRIAADTEAGALTIELVPVPAQGDQVVDTEGARIFLDPEAAELLNDTSVDASVDDEGVVQFGFTEQE, encoded by the coding sequence ATGCTCACCATGACCGACAACGCCGTGCTCGTGATCCGTGACCTCGCAGCCCAGCAGGACGTCGCCCAGGACGGTGGGCTGCGGATCGCCGCCGACACCGAGGCCGGCGCGCTCACCATCGAGCTGGTGCCCGTGCCGGCGCAGGGCGACCAGGTCGTCGACACCGAGGGGGCCCGCATCTTCCTCGACCCGGAGGCCGCCGAACTGCTCAACGACACCTCGGTGGACGCCTCCGTCGACGACGAGGGCGTGGTGCAGTTCGGCTTCACCGAGCAGGAGTGA
- a CDS encoding response regulator transcription factor translates to MARLLLVEDDLTIRTPLVRALRDRGHAVAAASTAMEGLRHTLDDRPDLVVLDLGLPDLDGGELLRMLRAVSTVPVIVATARDDEREIVRLLDAGADDYVVKPFTAVQLDARIRAVLRRGGPDRPDGEPVLVLGGLRVDPRARQVTLDDVPVELTPREFDLLHHLAARPGTVVTKRELLTEVWRIPYGGADKTVDVHLSWLRRKLGESAQQPRYLHTVRGVGVRLTPPGDDHPGPGDDHHEPGDDHGGHGGDRDDD, encoded by the coding sequence GTGGCCCGACTGCTGCTCGTCGAGGACGACCTGACCATCCGCACCCCGCTGGTCCGGGCGTTGCGCGACCGGGGGCACGCGGTGGCCGCCGCGTCGACCGCGATGGAGGGGCTGCGGCACACCCTCGACGACCGGCCCGACCTCGTCGTGCTCGACCTCGGGCTGCCCGACCTGGACGGCGGCGAGCTGTTGCGGATGTTGCGCGCGGTCAGCACCGTACCGGTGATCGTGGCGACCGCCCGGGACGACGAACGGGAGATCGTCCGGCTGCTCGACGCCGGTGCGGACGACTACGTGGTCAAACCGTTCACCGCCGTCCAGCTCGACGCCCGGATCCGGGCGGTGCTGCGCCGGGGCGGTCCCGACCGGCCCGACGGCGAACCCGTGCTGGTGCTCGGCGGGCTGCGCGTCGACCCGCGCGCCCGACAGGTCACCCTGGACGACGTGCCGGTGGAGCTCACCCCACGCGAGTTCGACCTGCTGCACCACCTCGCCGCCCGGCCCGGCACTGTGGTGACCAAACGGGAGCTGCTCACCGAGGTCTGGCGGATTCCCTACGGCGGGGCGGACAAGACAGTCGACGTGCACCTGTCCTGGCTGCGCCGCAAGCTCGGGGAAAGCGCCCAACAGCCGCGCTACCTGCACACCGTCCGCGGGGTCGGGGTCCGGCTCACCCCGCCCGGCGACGACCACCCCGGGCCGGGCGACGACCATCACGAGCCGGGCGACGACCACGGCGGGCACGGCGGCGACCGGGACGACGACTGA